A window of Costertonia aggregata contains these coding sequences:
- a CDS encoding glycoside hydrolase family 2 TIM barrel-domain containing protein, with product MKKYILISFQLVVITLIGQQTFEPISMDMDWKFHKGGAYGAEQPTFDDTEWRNIDVPHDWSIENLEGSDSPFASDAHTQVNGGFTTGGTGWYRKRFTPSWETSDKLTIIQFDGVYMNSEVYINGIKLGTRPYGYTTFQFDLTPHLVYGEENIIAVKVKNFGENSRWYSGSGIYRHVWMITKNKSHIKPWGVYITTPEISKRSAKVVVNLDIVANEKNEYTLETIIVDEEGVEVAKVSSQTSDTATGAIVQNVDIKNPKLWSLEYPHQYTAVTELKVGSAIVDRVKTMFGVRSISFDVENGFQLNGQKVLLKGGCIHHDNGPLGAKSLDRAEERKVELLKASGYNALRLAHNPPSQKLLEVCDRLGILVIDEAFDIWEVAKNPEDYHLFFEDWWKKDVHNMVVRDRNHPSIILWSMGNEIPERGTAKGVETAKKIGDYIKSLDATRPTTAAVNGLAPDKDPYFAALDVSGYNYAVGGDHNKETIYADDHKRIPTRIMYGAESYPLEAFGSWMDVLEHPYVIGDFVWTAWDYIGEAGIGWMGYPQKSNFYPWNLAYNGDFDICGWKRPQSHYRDALWKENQLSVFVQSPEPSFPDSNKDLADWSKWHWYDVVEHWNWQAFEGQTLAVDVYSSCDEVELFLNGKSLGKKATNKSTEFKTTFKVPYVAGSLKAIGYEGRKKVKTIELKTAGTPVSIKASADRTEINANGQDLSYITFELLDKDGVRNFLADDMLDFKIEGPGEIVAVANANPRSLESYTAHQRKAWRGRCMVIIKSTSISGDIKLTASSKNLKGSEVLISSISKKKPSK from the coding sequence ATGAAAAAATACATACTAATCAGTTTTCAGTTGGTAGTCATCACCCTTATTGGTCAGCAGACTTTTGAGCCTATTTCGATGGACATGGACTGGAAATTCCACAAGGGAGGTGCCTATGGCGCGGAACAACCAACATTCGATGATACTGAATGGCGCAATATAGATGTTCCACATGATTGGAGTATCGAGAATTTGGAGGGTTCCGATTCTCCTTTCGCTTCCGATGCACATACGCAAGTTAATGGAGGTTTTACCACGGGAGGTACCGGATGGTATCGAAAGAGGTTTACGCCATCCTGGGAGACATCGGATAAGTTAACAATCATCCAATTTGATGGTGTTTATATGAACTCGGAAGTATATATCAACGGAATTAAGTTAGGCACTCGGCCATATGGTTATACTACATTTCAATTCGATTTGACTCCACACTTGGTATATGGTGAAGAGAATATCATTGCAGTAAAGGTTAAAAATTTTGGTGAAAATAGTCGTTGGTACTCAGGTTCCGGTATTTATAGACATGTCTGGATGATTACAAAAAACAAGTCGCACATTAAACCTTGGGGCGTATACATCACTACACCAGAAATTAGTAAGCGCAGCGCCAAGGTTGTTGTTAACCTGGATATTGTTGCTAATGAGAAAAATGAGTACACCTTAGAAACTATAATAGTAGACGAGGAGGGCGTTGAGGTTGCTAAGGTATCATCACAAACTTCAGACACTGCAACTGGGGCCATTGTTCAGAATGTTGATATTAAAAATCCAAAATTATGGTCTTTAGAGTATCCACATCAATATACTGCCGTAACGGAGTTGAAAGTTGGGAGCGCTATTGTTGACAGAGTGAAAACTATGTTTGGGGTAAGAAGTATCTCTTTTGATGTTGAAAATGGTTTTCAGCTCAATGGCCAAAAAGTACTTCTGAAAGGTGGATGCATTCATCATGACAATGGCCCTTTGGGGGCAAAATCCTTAGACCGCGCAGAGGAACGAAAAGTAGAACTATTAAAAGCGAGTGGTTATAATGCCCTTCGCCTAGCGCACAATCCACCGAGTCAAAAATTATTGGAAGTGTGTGACCGATTGGGAATATTGGTTATCGACGAGGCTTTCGATATCTGGGAAGTAGCTAAAAATCCGGAAGACTATCACTTGTTCTTTGAAGACTGGTGGAAAAAAGATGTGCACAATATGGTCGTCAGAGACCGTAACCACCCTTCCATTATTCTTTGGAGCATGGGCAATGAGATTCCCGAACGTGGTACAGCAAAGGGGGTTGAAACCGCTAAAAAAATTGGTGATTACATCAAATCCTTGGATGCAACTAGACCTACTACCGCTGCGGTCAACGGTCTGGCTCCTGACAAGGACCCTTACTTTGCCGCCCTCGATGTAAGCGGTTATAACTATGCCGTTGGCGGTGACCATAATAAGGAAACGATTTACGCAGATGACCACAAAAGAATACCTACGAGAATTATGTACGGTGCGGAGAGCTATCCGTTAGAGGCTTTTGGTAGCTGGATGGATGTATTAGAACACCCTTATGTCATTGGCGATTTTGTATGGACAGCATGGGATTATATCGGTGAGGCAGGCATCGGATGGATGGGCTATCCACAAAAAAGTAATTTTTATCCGTGGAATCTGGCGTACAACGGAGATTTTGATATCTGTGGCTGGAAACGTCCTCAATCCCATTACCGAGATGCCCTCTGGAAAGAAAATCAGTTATCCGTTTTTGTACAGTCACCCGAGCCTTCGTTCCCTGACAGCAATAAAGATTTGGCCGATTGGTCTAAATGGCATTGGTACGATGTCGTGGAACATTGGAACTGGCAGGCTTTTGAAGGCCAGACCTTAGCTGTAGATGTTTATTCGTCCTGTGATGAAGTCGAGCTTTTCTTGAACGGGAAAAGCCTTGGTAAGAAAGCTACCAACAAATCTACCGAATTTAAAACAACATTCAAGGTGCCCTACGTAGCTGGAAGTCTAAAGGCCATAGGCTATGAAGGCAGAAAAAAGGTAAAAACCATCGAACTAAAGACTGCTGGTACCCCAGTATCTATAAAAGCTTCCGCAGACCGAACAGAAATAAATGCTAATGGTCAAGACCTAAGTTATATAACGTTTGAACTATTAGATAAAGATGGCGTTCGCAATTTTCTGGCGGATGATATGTTGGATTTCAAAATCGAAGGCCCTGGGGAAATCGTCGCCGTTGCCAATGCCAATCCTAGAAGTTTGGAGAGCTACACGGCCCATCAAAGAAAAGCATGGCGCGGCAGGTGTATGGTCATTATAAAATCAACCTCTATTTCGGGAGACATCAAATTAACAGCAAGCTCAAAAAACCTAAAAGGGTCAGAGGTACTTATCAGCTCCATTTCAAAAAAGAAACCATCCAAATAA
- the araA gene encoding L-arabinose isomerase, whose product MIDLKKYEVWLVTGSQHLYGEETLQQVAAHSQKIVEVYGKDKRISVTIVYKPTVKTLDEILQICKEANNTDSCIGLITWMHTFSPAKMWIAGLQTLQKPFLHLHTQFNRDIPWQSIDMDFMNLNQSAHGGREFGFIASRMRLKRKVIVGHWENEAVIEQIDAWCRVAVAVSNSRHMKVARFGDNMRQVAVTDGNKVSAQIKFGYQVDGFGIGDLKKFINQVTDKEVRMLLQEYQDLYSLPENLKQGGSKQQSLYDAAQIEIGIRAFLENGDYTAFTDTFEDLHGIKQLPGIATQRLMAAGYGFGGEGDWKTAALVRTMKVMGSGLEGGTSFMEDYTYHFDPSNMAVMGSHMLEICPSIAKGDVRCEVHALGIGGKEDPARLIFNGGSGAALNASIVDMGNRFRLLVNKVEALEITEDMPNLPVARVLWKPKPDLQTAASAWILGGGAHHTCYSQNISATQLEDLADIMDIEFLLIDEKTDLYRFKQELRWNDIAFSNNREF is encoded by the coding sequence ATGATAGATTTAAAAAAATATGAAGTTTGGTTGGTAACGGGAAGCCAACATCTATATGGCGAAGAAACCTTGCAACAGGTCGCTGCCCATTCTCAAAAAATTGTGGAGGTCTATGGAAAGGATAAAAGAATTTCCGTTACGATAGTTTATAAACCGACTGTGAAGACACTTGATGAAATCCTTCAAATCTGTAAAGAAGCTAATAATACTGATTCCTGTATAGGATTAATAACTTGGATGCATACATTTTCTCCGGCCAAGATGTGGATTGCCGGACTCCAAACCTTGCAAAAGCCTTTTTTACACCTTCACACCCAGTTCAACAGGGATATCCCGTGGCAGTCAATAGATATGGATTTTATGAACCTAAATCAGTCCGCCCATGGCGGTCGTGAGTTCGGGTTTATTGCGTCGAGGATGCGTCTTAAGCGCAAGGTAATCGTAGGGCATTGGGAAAACGAGGCTGTTATTGAACAAATTGATGCTTGGTGTCGGGTGGCAGTTGCTGTTTCTAATTCAAGGCATATGAAAGTTGCCCGTTTTGGCGACAATATGCGGCAGGTAGCCGTAACCGATGGCAACAAGGTTTCTGCGCAAATCAAATTTGGCTATCAGGTAGATGGCTTTGGCATTGGAGACCTCAAAAAGTTTATCAACCAGGTTACCGATAAAGAAGTTAGAATGCTGCTGCAAGAATATCAAGATTTGTATTCCCTGCCCGAGAACCTTAAGCAAGGTGGGTCAAAACAACAATCGCTATATGATGCGGCCCAAATTGAAATAGGGATACGCGCCTTTTTGGAAAATGGAGACTACACCGCTTTCACCGATACTTTCGAAGATTTACATGGTATAAAACAACTACCGGGAATCGCGACACAGCGACTGATGGCTGCGGGTTATGGCTTTGGGGGAGAAGGAGACTGGAAAACGGCAGCTTTGGTGCGAACCATGAAGGTCATGGGTTCCGGGTTGGAAGGGGGCACTAGCTTCATGGAAGATTACACCTATCATTTTGATCCATCCAATATGGCGGTAATGGGTTCCCATATGTTGGAAATCTGTCCGTCTATCGCAAAAGGAGATGTACGTTGCGAAGTACATGCCCTGGGAATTGGAGGTAAGGAAGATCCCGCACGCTTGATTTTCAATGGAGGTTCCGGTGCCGCTTTGAATGCCTCTATAGTAGACATGGGAAATCGCTTTAGACTATTGGTGAACAAAGTGGAGGCATTGGAAATTACAGAAGATATGCCAAACCTTCCCGTAGCAAGGGTTTTATGGAAACCAAAGCCTGATTTACAGACGGCAGCTTCAGCCTGGATTTTAGGAGGAGGGGCACACCATACCTGTTACAGTCAAAATATTTCCGCAACGCAGTTAGAAGATTTAGCCGATATCATGGATATCGAATTTTTATTAATCGATGAAAAAACCGATTTGTACCGCTTTAAACAAGAACTACGGTGGAACGACATCGCATTTTCCAACAACCGTGAATTTTAA
- a CDS encoding solute:sodium symporter family transporter yields MGIITFIAFTLLVAVTAYYYTRKTDENTSDGYFLGGRSLTGPVIAGSLLLTNLSTEQIVGMNGVAFSEGVLIMAYEVVAALAMVFTAFVLLPKYLKGGIATIPQFLEDRYGKTTKTIVSLLFLFGYAISMLPTVLYSGALAINTMFDLPAAMNLSEEAALWFTVWGIGIIGSIYAIFGGLKAVAISDSINAIGLIVGGSMIPIFGLLYVGDGNVFDGMDVLTTNLPEKFDALGAANSSVPFWTLFTGILIVNFYYWGTNQAIIQRALGAKNLKEGQKGLCLAACVKLLGPFIVVLPGIIAFQVFNGDIPNADQAYPMLVKKILPVSLIGFFAAVLFGAILSSFNSALNSSVTLFGLDFYKQFINTGASERKVVKAGKLFGAALAILSMIIAPLLYGVEGGIFNYLQELNGSYSVPILAIVLIGYLTKRVPGIAANISIVFGVVTYLVALYIIGPMMEASAIENAKANGIFDAIALNDIRAEAFPHFLHVMGIIFVLIVGILLIIGQLKPREAPYHLEYTEQVDISPWRYMKPIGVMVCIAVAGIYIYFS; encoded by the coding sequence ATGGGTATTATAACGTTTATTGCATTTACCCTGTTAGTGGCCGTTACGGCTTACTATTACACCCGCAAAACCGACGAGAATACATCGGACGGCTATTTCTTGGGTGGACGAAGCCTTACGGGACCCGTTATTGCCGGGTCTTTGCTATTGACCAATCTCTCTACTGAACAGATTGTTGGGATGAACGGCGTGGCATTCAGCGAAGGTGTTTTAATCATGGCGTATGAGGTTGTAGCGGCCTTGGCAATGGTATTTACCGCTTTTGTGTTGCTGCCGAAATATCTTAAAGGTGGTATTGCGACCATTCCCCAATTCTTGGAAGACCGTTACGGGAAAACAACCAAAACCATTGTTTCACTTTTGTTTTTGTTCGGGTATGCCATTTCAATGTTACCTACGGTATTGTATTCCGGTGCATTGGCGATCAATACGATGTTCGATTTGCCAGCGGCGATGAATTTAAGCGAAGAGGCCGCTTTATGGTTCACTGTTTGGGGCATTGGAATCATCGGGAGTATTTACGCGATATTCGGTGGGTTAAAAGCAGTTGCCATATCAGATTCGATTAATGCAATCGGCCTGATCGTTGGAGGTTCCATGATTCCCATTTTCGGATTACTATATGTCGGAGACGGCAATGTGTTCGATGGTATGGACGTACTTACGACCAACCTTCCGGAAAAATTCGATGCGCTAGGGGCTGCCAACTCATCCGTTCCATTTTGGACATTGTTTACAGGCATTTTAATCGTCAATTTTTATTACTGGGGAACGAACCAAGCAATAATACAAAGGGCCTTGGGGGCGAAAAACTTGAAGGAAGGACAAAAAGGACTTTGTCTTGCAGCATGTGTGAAATTATTAGGCCCCTTCATAGTGGTACTGCCGGGCATTATAGCATTTCAGGTTTTTAACGGGGATATTCCGAATGCGGATCAGGCCTATCCGATGCTGGTAAAAAAAATTCTACCGGTATCCTTGATCGGTTTTTTTGCTGCGGTCTTGTTCGGTGCCATACTCAGTTCATTCAATAGTGCTTTGAATAGTTCGGTTACTCTGTTCGGGCTCGATTTCTATAAACAGTTCATCAATACTGGCGCATCCGAAAGAAAAGTAGTGAAGGCCGGAAAACTGTTCGGGGCCGCTTTGGCTATTCTATCCATGATTATCGCACCATTATTGTACGGTGTCGAGGGTGGCATTTTCAACTATTTGCAAGAACTCAATGGTTCTTACAGCGTTCCAATTTTGGCGATTGTTTTAATCGGCTATCTAACGAAACGTGTACCCGGTATCGCGGCCAATATCTCCATTGTCTTTGGTGTTGTGACCTATTTGGTGGCCCTATACATTATTGGACCAATGATGGAAGCGTCTGCCATCGAAAATGCAAAGGCCAATGGTATTTTCGATGCAATTGCCCTCAACGATATCAGAGCAGAAGCTTTCCCGCACTTCCTGCATGTTATGGGAATCATTTTCGTGCTAATCGTTGGCATACTCCTAATCATTGGACAGCTCAAACCTAGGGAAGCACCATACCATTTAGAATATACGGAACAAGTGGACATTTCACCATGGAGATACATGAAACCAATCGGGGTTATGGTCTGCATCGCAGTGGCGGGCATCTATATTTATTTTTCATAA
- the araD gene encoding L-ribulose-5-phosphate 4-epimerase AraD, whose protein sequence is MDTYKSLRMEAYEANMKLPQLGLVLFTFGNASAVDRGKGVFAIKPSGVPYKDLRPEDMVICDFEGQQVDGKLRPSSDTKTHAVLYKEWTDIGGVVHTHSTYGTAWAQAIKDIPIFGTTHADHLTTKIPCAPPMKDEYILGDYEHMTGYQIIDCLTEKNLDYRTNEMILVGSHAPFTWGNTVEKAVYNSAVCEEVAKMAFLTLQINPKTPALKETLIKKHFERKHGDSSYYGQGC, encoded by the coding sequence ATGGATACCTATAAAAGTCTTAGAATGGAGGCCTACGAAGCGAACATGAAATTACCACAATTGGGTTTGGTGCTGTTCACGTTCGGTAATGCAAGCGCTGTTGACCGGGGAAAAGGGGTCTTTGCTATTAAGCCTAGCGGTGTCCCGTATAAAGATCTAAGACCAGAAGACATGGTCATCTGTGATTTTGAGGGTCAACAGGTAGACGGTAAATTACGCCCTTCTTCCGATACGAAAACACATGCGGTACTATACAAGGAATGGACGGACATTGGTGGTGTCGTTCATACACATTCTACCTACGGTACTGCCTGGGCCCAAGCGATAAAAGATATTCCGATTTTTGGCACCACGCATGCCGATCACTTGACAACTAAAATTCCTTGTGCTCCACCTATGAAAGACGAGTACATACTTGGTGATTATGAGCATATGACAGGGTATCAGATTATCGATTGTCTTACCGAGAAAAATTTGGATTACCGTACGAATGAGATGATTCTCGTAGGTAGCCATGCCCCTTTTACTTGGGGAAATACAGTGGAAAAAGCGGTTTACAATAGCGCCGTTTGCGAAGAAGTGGCGAAAATGGCCTTTTTGACACTACAGATTAATCCCAAGACACCTGCTCTAAAAGAAACATTGATAAAGAAACACTTTGAACGAAAGCATGGCGATTCATCCTATTACGGTCAAGGCTGTTAA
- a CDS encoding ribulokinase has protein sequence MSENNRYVIGIDFGSDSVRSLLVDADTGKEVDSAVHYYTRWAGGFYCDPSANQFRQHPLDYIEGLENTILEVIGKVPQNVVDKIVGIGVDTTGSTPIAVNQSGTPLSLLPEFKENPNAMFVLWKDHTAIAEADEINRLCDTWAIDYSKYSGGIYSSEWFWSKILHISRNDNKVREAAYSWIEHCDWIPFLLTGGNDIAEMKRSRCAAGHKALWHESFDGLPSNEFFKTLDPILDGVRNRMFNETYTSDVSAGTLSEEWAGRLGLSKDVVVSVGAFDAHMGAVGANAEPFFLTKIMGTSTCDILVAPLEKEENLVEGICGQVNGSVLPNMLGLEAGQSAFGDIYAWFERILSWPIYELIGQSCLIDTKTKDMLIAEALGKIIPELSEAASKEPIGASGELALDWMNGRRTPDANQNLKGVIAGINLGTTSPKMFRALVEASCFGAKKIVDRFENENISIKGIIAMGGVAKKSPFIMQMMADVLNRPIKVAASEQACALGASIFGATAAGLYKSAPEAMQVMGSTFDTSYHPNDKNVSLYAHIYSKYEELATTMEKHIMKNNYH, from the coding sequence ATGAGTGAAAATAATCGATATGTAATCGGTATTGACTTCGGGTCCGACTCTGTGCGATCGCTGCTCGTAGATGCTGATACCGGTAAAGAGGTAGATTCTGCTGTACACTATTATACCAGGTGGGCAGGGGGTTTTTACTGTGACCCTTCCGCAAATCAGTTTCGGCAACATCCACTGGACTATATAGAAGGTCTTGAAAACACTATTTTAGAAGTTATAGGAAAAGTACCGCAAAATGTAGTTGACAAGATTGTCGGTATCGGAGTTGATACAACAGGTTCTACACCAATTGCCGTAAATCAATCGGGTACTCCATTAAGTTTACTTCCAGAATTTAAGGAGAATCCGAATGCCATGTTCGTGCTTTGGAAAGATCACACGGCAATTGCGGAAGCCGATGAAATAAATCGTCTTTGTGATACCTGGGCTATAGATTATTCCAAATACTCAGGAGGCATCTATTCTTCCGAGTGGTTTTGGTCAAAAATTTTACACATTTCCCGAAATGATAATAAGGTTCGCGAAGCTGCCTACTCTTGGATCGAGCATTGCGATTGGATCCCTTTCTTACTTACGGGTGGTAATGATATTGCCGAAATGAAACGAAGCAGATGTGCCGCAGGTCATAAGGCGCTATGGCACGAGTCGTTCGATGGGCTGCCGTCCAATGAGTTCTTCAAAACATTGGATCCCATTCTTGATGGGGTAAGAAATCGGATGTTCAACGAAACCTATACTTCTGATGTATCTGCGGGGACTTTATCTGAAGAATGGGCAGGTCGCTTGGGTCTCTCCAAGGATGTCGTGGTTTCCGTTGGTGCTTTCGACGCTCATATGGGTGCTGTAGGGGCCAATGCCGAACCTTTTTTTTTGACGAAGATCATGGGGACCTCAACCTGTGATATTTTGGTAGCTCCGTTGGAGAAAGAGGAAAATCTTGTTGAAGGTATCTGTGGCCAAGTCAATGGTTCCGTTCTTCCCAATATGTTAGGTCTCGAGGCTGGACAATCCGCTTTTGGGGATATTTATGCCTGGTTTGAGCGCATACTTTCTTGGCCCATTTATGAACTCATAGGGCAATCGTGCCTTATTGATACCAAAACTAAGGATATGCTGATTGCGGAAGCCTTAGGCAAAATTATCCCGGAACTTAGTGAGGCAGCATCAAAAGAACCCATAGGCGCATCTGGCGAATTGGCATTGGATTGGATGAACGGCAGAAGAACCCCTGATGCCAATCAAAACCTAAAAGGTGTTATCGCTGGTATAAATTTAGGCACTACCTCTCCGAAAATGTTTAGGGCACTTGTCGAAGCTTCCTGCTTTGGTGCGAAAAAAATTGTCGACCGGTTTGAAAACGAAAATATCTCTATTAAAGGGATTATAGCCATGGGGGGCGTTGCGAAAAAATCCCCTTTTATCATGCAAATGATGGCCGATGTATTGAACAGGCCGATTAAAGTTGCGGCTTCTGAACAAGCCTGCGCATTGGGAGCATCCATTTTTGGGGCGACTGCGGCAGGGTTATATAAATCGGCTCCAGAAGCTATGCAAGTCATGGGGAGCACTTTTGATACCAGCTATCATCCCAATGATAAGAATGTTTCACTTTATGCTCATATATATTCAAAATATGAGGAATTGGCCACCACCATGGAAAAGCACATCATGAAAAACAATTACCACTAA